The genomic segment ACGCCGGTGACCAACCGGGCCTCGGGATGCTCGCGCAGCAGGGCGTGGGCGCCCACCGACATCGCGGAGGTGACCGGGCCCGGCACCACCATCGCCGGTCGGCGCAGCGCCAGCGCCCGGCGCAGGGTCTGGATGGCGCCGCTGCGCGCGGCCGCCTCCACCAGGACGGTGCCGGCGGTCGCGGCCGCGATCAGCCGGTTACGGATCAGGAACCGCGGGCGCAGCGGCTCGGCCCCCGGCGCCCACTCGCTGACCAGCAGCCCGGTGTCGACGATCCGCTCGAAGAGCGCGGCGTTGCCCATCGGGTAGGGCCGGTCCACCCCGCAGGCCAGCACCGCCACCGTCCGGCCACCGGCGCTCAACGCCCCCCGGTGCGCCGCCGCGTCCACCCCGAACGCCCCGCCGGAGACCACCGTCCAGTCCCGGTTGGCCAGGCCGTACCCGAACTCGATGCCGAGGTGACCGCCGTAGTCGGTGGCGGCCCGGGAACCGACCACCGCCACCGACCTGTCGAGCGTTTCGGCGAGCGGCCAGACGCCCCGTACCCAGAGGCACAGCGGCGGCGCGGTCTCCTGGTCGACCCGTCGCTCGGCCCCGGCCAACGCCAACCGGCGCAGGTCGCCGACCCGGGCGGGCCACTCCTCGTCCTCCGGCGTCACGAGCCGGGCGCCCAGCCGGTCGGCCCGAGCCAGCGCCTCCTCGGCGGCGCGACGGGGGTCCCCGGCGGCCAGCCGGGCCGTGACGGCGGCACGGAGCCGGTCGTCGGGAATGTCGCCGGTCAGCAACCGGTGCAACGCGGTCACCGGTCCGTCCCGCTCGACCATCCGGTGCACCGATCGGGTGCCGGGTTCGGCGAGCCAGGTCAGCGCGGCCCGGGCCAGCCGGACCGGCCGACCGCCAGCTTCGGCGGCGGTCATCCGACACCTCCGGTACGCAGCTGCGTCGCCTCCGCGACGTCGTCGGCGTGCGGACGGTCCCGCCCGTCGAGATCGGCCACGCTCCAGGCCACCCGCAGGATCCGGTCGAAGCCGCGGGCCGACAGCGATCCGCTGTCCAGTCGGCGGCGCAGGCCGGCGGTGGCGGCGGCCGGTAGCGCCCACGGGGGGCGTCGCAGCACCGGCCCGGGCACCTCGGCGTTGGCCCGCCAGCCGGCGGCCCGCCAGCGTTGCCCGGCGGCTGCCCGGGCCGCCGCGACCCGCTCGGCCACCGGGGCGGAGGACTCGTTGACCGGGCTGTTCTCCATCAGCTCCGCGGCGCCGAGCGGCCGGAGGCCGACCTGGATGTCGACCCGGTCGAGCAGTGGACCGGAGAGCCGGCCGAGGTAGCGCCGCCGGGCCAGCGGACTGCACTCGCAGTGCGTGTCGCCGGCGGGTTTCGCACAGGCGCACGGGTTCGCGGCCAGCACGAGCTGGAAGCGGGCCGGGTACTCGGTGCCGCCCCGGGCGCGGACCAGCATGATCCGGCCGCTCTCCAGCGGCTGGCGCAGTGCTTCCAACGCGCCGCGGCTCAGTTCGGCCGCCTCGTCCAGGAAGAGCACCCCCCGGTGGGCGAGGGAGACCGCACCCGGTCGGGCCAGCCCGGTCCCCCCGCCGACCAGCGAGGCGACGGTGGCGGTGTGGTGCGGAGCCTGGAACGGCGGTCGCCGTATCAGTTGCCCACCCGGCGGCAGCAGGCCGGCGATGGAGTGCAACGCGGTCACCTCCAGCGCGGCCTCGTCGTCGAGCGGCGGCAGGATGGAGGGCAGCCGTTCGGCCAACATGGTCTTGCCCGCCCCCGGCGGACCGAGCAGGGCGAGATGGTGCCCGCCGGCCGCGGCGACCTCCAGCGCCCGTCGGCCGAGCGACTGGCCGGACACGTCGGCCAGGTCGGGTCCGCCGGTCGGCTCCGCAGACTCCGGTGCCGGCGGTTCCAGCAGCGCCGCGCCGTCGCGGACGTAGGCGACCAGCCGGTGCAGGCTGTCGACGGCCCGGACCCGGACGCCGGGGATGACGGCCGCCTCGGCGGCGTTCGCCACCGGTACGACCACCCGGCCCACCCCCGCCCGGGCCGCCGCGGCCACCATCGGCAGGATGCCGCGCACCGGGCGTACCGTCCCGTCGAGGCCCAGCTCGCCGAGGATGGCCGTGTGGCCCAGCGGCGCGAGCGGCAGCTCCCCGGCGCCGCCCAGCAACGCGGCGGCGATGGCCAAATCGAAGGCCGAGCCGAACTTCGGCAGGGTGGCCGGGAGCAGGTTGATGGTGATCCGGCGGTTCGGCCAGTGCTGGCCAGAATTGACGATGGCGGCGCGGACCCGGTCGCGGGCCTCGTGCAGGGCGGTGTCGGGCAGCCCGGACAGGGCGAGCGCGGGCAGCCCGGGGGAGAGGTCGGCCTCGACCTCGACGAGGTGGCCGGTCACCCCGACCAGACCGACGCAGAGCACCTTGGCGTAGCTCATCGGCTTGTCGAACTCGGTGTGGGCATGCGCCGAGCCTGCCCGGGAACAGCGCCGAGCCGCGGCCTGCAAAGGATCGACTGTGGACAACCGGATGCCCTGTGGACAGTCAAACGATCACCGTCGGTTCTGGTATGGGACGTACCCGGTGTCCGGCCGGGAACGCCGAGGTCTCATAGCGTCGGAGCCGGTCAAAGCCGCCATCTGCCCTGAGGAGTCGAATGCCGACCCTGTCGGATCCGAGTCAGCCCGCCCGCCGGCCCCGGGCCGCGCTCTACGCGCCACCTGCCGACGACGGGCAGCGGTGGGTGATGGCCGGGGTCGAATGGTGCGAACGGCTCGGCTACGACCTCTGCTCGCTGGTGGTCGACCCGGACGGCGGAGCCGGGCCGGCACCGGCCACAGTTCCTCCGGTAGGCGCGGCAGTCCGGTCGCCGACAGCAGCCCGCAACCCCGAACAAACCAGCCCGGCGCCGGGACCAAGCAGGTGACAGAGTTCTCCTGCCGAAGGGGCGGCCGCGGGCTGGTCACGGACGTCCAGCCGATTCAGACCTGCAACGGGTTCCATTCCGCCCGGGCCACCGCCGCTACGCCGACCGGCTCCTGCTGCTGTTCCAGGACGCGCGGCTGGTGGTGGTCTCCACCGAGGACCCGACCATCCAAACGACGGTGGGCGGCCGGGTCGGACTCACCCTCGACGAACTGGAGCGCCGGTACGGCCCGCGCGGTGAGATCGTGAACGGCAAGTGGTGGCTGCGGGCCTACCTGGTGCCGGTCGGCGGACGGGTCGTCGCGTTCTTCGAGGACCCGTACGGGCCGACCGTCTACCGGGTCGCGGTCGGCGAGCGGGACCGGGTGCTGGCCACCTTCACCGGCGGGGACGACCAGTGCTGAACCGCTGACCAGCGACGGGATTTGCTGGCCGCCGGTCGGCCGACCGGCGGCTATCCTGGGTCGGTGACCGGCGAGCCGCTCTCCCGGGGCCGGCGCGGACCGCGGCACGGACCGGCGGCTGTCAGCCGCCCCGGCCGGCCGCCGCCGTGATCGCGCCCGAGCGGATCGGCCCGTACCGGATCGAACGGCTGCTCGGGTACGGCTCGTTCGCGACCGTCTGGCTGGGACACGATCCCACCCTCGGTGCCCGGGTGGCGATCAAGGTGCTGGCCGAGAACTGGTGCCAGGACCTGCGGGTCCGGGAGCGGTTCCTGGACGAGGGGCGGCTGCTCTGGCGGCTCGACCACGAGCGCCTGGTCCGGGTCCACGCGGTCGGCGAGTTGCCCGACGAACGGCCGTACCTGGTGATGGCGTGTGCCGAGGGGGGCAGCCTGCGGGACCGGCTGGCGACCGGCCCGATCCCCGTCGCCGAGGCGCTGCGGTTGCTGGCGGAGATCGCCGCCGGGGTGGCGGTCCTGCATGCCGACGGCATCGTGCACCGCGACCTGACGCCGGGGAACATCCTGTTCCGCCCGGATTCGCGGCCGGAGATGCCGGATCAGGTGCTGATCGCCGACCTCGGCTTGGCGAAGGCCCTCGCCGTCGCGTCCGGCCTGACCGCCCGCGCGGGCACCCCGGGCTACATGGCTCCCGAACAGGAGGGCCCGTTGTCCACCGTCGACGCGCGGGCCGACGTGTTCGGCCTCGGCCGGCTCGGCGAGACCCTGCTGGGCCGGTCGGCCGGTGACCCGACGGAGCCGGGCGTCGAACCGGCGGGCGGTTTCGCGCTGCGCGACGGCGTACCGGCGCTGGTGGCCCGGGTGTTGCGGACCGCCACGGCCCGGTCGCCGGCCGACCGCTACCCGGACGCGGCGGCGTTCGCTGCCGCGTTGGCCCGGGCCACCCGCGCACCGACCCGGGCGAGCTCCTTCCTGGTACGCCGCCGCGGGTTCCTGTTCGGGGTGCTGCTGGCCGCCGGATTGGCGGTGTCGGCGGGGGTGGCGGTGCACCGCTGGCCGGACCAGGACTCCGGCACCGTCGCGGACTCGACCGGCCGGATCACGGTGGCCCGTCCACCGGGGTGGCGCAGTGCCGGCGCCGGGTGGGCCGGCCAGCGCGGGCCGGACGGCGATCTGGAGCCGGCCCTGCTGCTGTCGCCCGATCCGGACAGGTGGGCCGACGATCCGGCGGTGCCCGGCGCCTTCGTCGGCCTCTCCCTGAGCCTGGCCGGGTCGCACACCCCGGCCGAGTATCTCGCCGAGCATCCGCACGCCGAGTGCGCCGCCGAGCCGGTGCGCAACGTCCGGCTGGCCGGCGTGGACTGGCTGGTGGCCGCCTACACGGGCTGCCGGGGTGGCAAGCCGGTGATCGTCGAGGCGGTCGGCGTCGGCCCGGACCGGGCCGGGCTGGTCTACGCCCAGATCACCCCGCCGAGCGACGGCGGCGCCGGGTTCGTCGACGGGTTCCTGGCCGGCATCCGGGTACGCCGTTAGCCGGGTACGCCCAGGTACGCAGTTCGCCCCCGCCGTCGGGCTCCGCCTTCTTCCATGACCATGGGGCACTGGGCCGTTCAGATCGGCCGGAAATCACGTCTGTAGGCGCCACGGTCAAGGGTGCTTGGCCGGTGCGGCGGCGGTCGGTGGCGCGGTCAGTCGGCGGTCGGCTCGACCACCAGGACGGTGATCTGCTGGCTGCCGTCCTGCCGGATGATGGTGACGGTGGCGGTGCCGGCGGTCAGGAAGCGCACATCGTGTACGCCCGCCGCGTAGTTTCGGGCGACCCGCTCGTCGGGCTCCGCGGTCAGCAGACCGGGGCCGACGTTCTGCACCCGCAGGATTCCCGCGACCTCGAAGCAGAGCGCCCGGGGCAGCAACGCCGGGTCGGAGCCGTCCACCGGGTAGATGACGGGCGGCAGGCAGGCCGGGGAGAGCACAGGGGTGGGCTCGGCCGAGCCGGGTGTCGGGGTGGGTGGTCGCCAGACCGGTGGCCGGTCGGCGGCGGCCGGCGGTGCCGCCGAGGTCCGGCCGGGCGAACCGGAGGGGACCGCCGACGGACTCGCCGCGCCAGCCGGCATACGGGTCGGCCACTGCCCCGGCAGCGGCGCGACCGGGGCCGGTGCGCAGGCGGCGAGCAGGGCCGCCGCGACGGCGCCGAACAGCGCCGCGACCACGGCCAGTGGAGACCTGGCGCCCAGCGGAGACCTGGTGGGCAGCGGAGACCTGGCGGGCACTGTGGGTTGGGCGGGCGGTGGCCGGGTCGGGCCGGGCATCCGCCGTACCGGCGGCCGGGGTCCGGCGCCGTCGGTTCCGGCATTTCTGGCCACGTCAGGCCGCGCTGTCGGTCAGGTGGGCGCGCAGCCGGTGCCGTCCCTCGTGGATCCGGGACTTGACCGTGCCGTCCGGGATCTCCAGCAGTTCGCCGATCTCCCGGTAGCTCAGGCCGAGCACGTCGCGCAACGTCACCGCCTCGGCGAGTTCGGGTCCGATCGCCCCCAGGGCATCCAGCAGGTCCAGCCGGGTCCCGGCCACCACGCTGGTTCGGCGGGGATCGGGCCGGTCCGGCAGCGGCACCCGGCTCGCCTCCGCCAGGAACCGGCGACGCAACGCCTGGTACGTCGACCGGGACCGGTTCGCCGCCACCCGGTACAGCCAGGTTCGGAACGCCGACCGGCCGTCGAATCGGGTGATGCCCCGCGCCACCGCCAGCAGAGTGTCCTGGCAGGCCTCCTCGGCGTCCTCCCGGTTGGGCAGGAACCGGGCGCACAGCCGCATCGTCTCCGGCCGGACCGCGACCAGCAGCCGGTCCAGGGCGGCCCGGTCGCCGCCGGCGGCGGCTCGGGCCAGTCCTTCCAGGTCGGCGCCTTCGGCGGGTCCGTCCAGATGGGAGCCTTCGATGGGCACGATTCGAGTTTATGGACGTCGGCCCCCACTCCACCACCAGCGCGGATCAGAACGCGTTGCGCAGGTGCTCGACGTGGGCCGGGCCGCTGCCGGCGGCCCGCACCGAGATGACGTCGAACCGGATCTCCACCGGCTGTTCGCCGGCGCCGCGCAGCCACTGCGCCGCCAGCCGGCGCAGGCGGCGGACCTTGACCCGGGTCACCGCCTCCGCCGGTACGCCGAACGCGTCGCCGCGCCGGGTCTTCACCTCGCAGAAGACGAGGACGTCGCCGTCCCAGGCGATGATGTCGATCTCGCCGCGTTCGCCGCGCCAGTTCCGGGCGACCAGTCGAAGACCGCTGTCGACCAGATGCCGGGCGGCGCACCGCTCGCCGTAGGCGCCGACCGCCTGCCGGGCCTTGGTCATGGGCAGCTCCACTCCTCGGGGGAGCTCCCACGGTCCCGCGCATCGGTGGGTGCCGCCAGCAGGTTGTCACCGGTTGTGGATAACCCGGCTACCTGTGGATGTCCGCCGGATCGGCCCGCCGGGTGGTATGGGGTCACCGGGTGGTCGAGGGGGAGGGGAGGGCTTCCGGCGGCATGACCAGGTCGCATACGGTGCGAGGTGATGGACGGACGAGACAACCACCCCGAAGGCCAGGACCCCGGTTGGTACCCGGGCGAGCGCGGTTACGGCGACACCGGATGGCGGGACGCCGGCACCGGCCAGTACGCCCCGGAGGGCGGGCACCGGATGCCGGAGCCGAGCAGCGGCGTTAACGGCTATTCGCTCGGCGAGCGGCACCTGGCCGGTGAGCGGTTCAGCGCGCCCGAGCCGACCGACCGCTTCGGCCCGCCCGGATCGGCTGACCGTTTCGGTCCGCCCGGTCCGGGTGACCGCTTCGGCCCGCCCGGACCCGGCGACCGTTTCGGTCCGCCCGGATCGGCCGACCGCTTCGGCCCGCCTGGTCCGAGTGACCGCTTCGACCCGCCGGATTCCGTCCCGTCCGGTTCTGGCTCGCCTGGTCCGGGCGCTTCGTCGTCCGCCCTGCCGGGCTCCGGCCTGTCCGGCTCCGGGCTGTCCGGCTCCGGGCTGTCCGGCTCCGGGCTGTCCGGCTCCGGCCTGGCCGGTTCCGGGCTGTCTGGTTCCGGGGAACCACCGGCGGGACCGGCCCAGGGGACACCGCGGGTCGGGGGCGTCGGCGCGGCGGCCACTGATCCCGGCCAGCCGCCGCTCGGGGCGTACCCGATCGTGCAGCCGTCCCGGTCGGGGCCGATGGATGCGCCGACCGGGCCGCTGGCCCCGGTGGGCGGGTCCGGGCGGGACGGCGGCGAGCCGGCCGGCGAGCGCCGTCCGTGGCAGCTACCGGGTTCGGCAGCCGGCGAAGGGGTGTACCGGTCCCGGCGGCCGTCGGTCGCGGTGCTGCTCGCGGCGCTTGTGGTGCTCTTCGAGATACCCGCGCTGCGGGTGCTGCTGGACGCCGCGGTGGGCGGGCCGGTGGTGACCGCCGGAGTGGTCGCCGGCACCCTCCTGGTACTCGGTCTGCCGATTTTCGCTGTCGGCCTGTACGGGTTGGCCAGCGGTGCCGCACCGGTGACCGAGCCGGCCCGCGGCTGGTCGCGCCCGCCGATGGCGTACGTGATGGTGGGTTTGGTGTTGTTTGTCGCTTCTGCTCTGGCCGCCTGACGGAACCGCCGGGGCCGCGTCCCGCCGCGTCCGGTTGGTCGGGGATTGCGGGCTGCGGGCGGTAGTGGGGTTTGCGCGCCGCTGATCAGAGCGGGGGCGTACACTTGTCGACTGGCGACCGCCTCGTGCGGTCGACCTCGCGCGCCCTCTCCACGGCATCCGTGGAGCGACGGTCCCCTGGTCCCGATCCTGATCGGGCCCACCATGGCCGGCGACCAGGCGCCAGGACGGTGGGCCGGCCGGCCCACCGTGGCAACCAGGGACAACTGAAGGAGCACCCCAACCATGGCCGTCGTGACCATGCGTCAGCTGCTGGAGAGTGGCGTCCACTTCGGACACCAGACCCGGCGCTGGAACCCGAAGATGAAGCGCTTCATCTTCACCGAGCGCAATGGTATCTACATCATCGACCTGCGCCAGACCCTCGACTACATCGAGAAGGCCTACGAGTTCGTCCGGGGAACCGTCGCCGAGGGCGGCAGCATCCTCTTCGTGGGCACCAAGAAGCAGGCCCAGGAGGCGATCGCCGAGCAGGCGACCCGGGTCGGCCAGCCGTACGTGAACCACCGCTGGCTGGGTGGCATGCTCACCAACTTCCAGACGGTCTACAAGCGGCTGCAGCGGATGAAGGAGCTGGAGTCGCTCGACCTGACCGGCACCGCCGCGGGCTACACCAAGAAGGAGACGCTGCAGCTGTCGCGGGAGAAGGACAAGCTCAGCCGCACGCTGGGTGGTCTGCGGGACATGCAGAAGGTGCCGGCGGCGATCTGGGTCGTCGACACCAAGAAGGAGCACATCGCCGTCGACGAGGCCCGCAAGCTGGGCATCCCGGTGATCGCCGTGCTCGACACCAACTGCGACCCCGACGAGGTCGACTTCCCGATCCCCGGCAACGACGACGCGATCCGCTCGGCCGAGCTGCTGACCAAGGTCATCGCGGCGGCGGTCGGCGACGGGCTGATCGCCCGCTCCGGCAAGCGTCGGGGCACCGACGAGAAGCCCGAGCCGGGTGTGGTCGGCGCCGACGAGCCGCTGGCCGAGTGGGAGCGGGAGCTGATCGAGGACACCGAGAAGAAGGCCGCCGCCGAGCCGGAGCAGCCCAAGGCCGCCGAGCCGGCGACCGCCGCCGCCGAGTGACCTCGCGGTCGGGATAGCTCGCGACCTGGGACATATCACCAAGACCACCCAACCAGCCGCGTCACACATCGAAGAGAGAGTCATGTCCAACTTCACCGCCGCGGACGTCAAGAAGCTCCGGGACCTCACCGGCGCCGGCATGATGGACTGCAAGAAGGCGCTCACCGAGGCCGAGGGAGACTTCGACCGGGCCGTCGAGATCCTGCGCGTCAAGGGCGCCAAGGACGTCGGCAAGCGGGCCGGCCGCACCGCCGCCAACGGCCTGGTCGCCCACTCCGGCAAGGCGCTGCTCGAATTCAACTGCGAGACCGACTTCGTCGCCAAGAACTCCGACTTCATCGCGTTCGCCCAGCAGCTGGTCGAGCACGGTGAGCGGATCGGGGCGACCGACGCCGAAGGGCTGCTGGCCTCGACGTTCGCCGAGGGCAAGACCGTCGCCGAGACCGTCCAGGAGCAGTCGGCCAAGATCGGCGAAAAGCTCGTGCTCAACCGGTTCGCGGTCCTGACCGGCACCGTCGCGGTCTACCTGCACCGCAAGAGCCAGGACCTGCCGCCCGCGGTCGGCGTGCTGGTGGAGTACGACGGCAAGTCCGACGAGGCCGGCGACGCCGACGCCCGGGGCGTCGCCATGCAGATCGCCGCGATGCGGCCGAAGTTCCTCACCCGCGACGAGGTGCCGGCCGAGACCGTCGAGTCCGAGCGGCGCATCGCCGAGGAGACCGCCCGCGAGGAGGGCAAGCCCGAGGCCGCGATCTCCAAGATCGTCGACGGTCGGGTGAACGCCTTCTTCAAGGACTACGTCCTGCTGGAGCAGGCCTCGGTGACCGACAACAAGAAGTCGGTCAAGCAGGTCCTCGCCGAGGCCGGCATGGAGGTCAAGCGGTTCGTCCGCTTCGAGGTCGGCCAGGCCTGAGCACGGCCCCGCGGGCGGGGTCCCACCGGCCGACCGGCCGGTCGGCGGGCAGTCCCAGCCGGCGGGGAAAGCAGATCGAGGAGGAGGCCACGGTGTACGCGACAGGCACCGGGGCCTCCTCGTCACATAGGGTCAGCACGGCAGGTTGGACGAGGGCGCGGCGGCTGCGCGTGGACGAGAGGGCGGGCGGATGACGCAGGTTGTGGACGAGCGGACAGCAACGGCGGACGACCCGACCGCGCCACCGCCGGGACGGGCCCGCCGGGTGGTGCTGAAGCTGTCCGGCGAGGTGTTCGGCGGCGGTGCCGTCGGCGTACACCCCGATGTCGTCCAGGCCATCGCGCGCCAGATCGCGACGGTGACCCGGCGCGGCGTACAGGTCTCGGTGGTGGTCGGCGGGGGCAACTTCTTCCGCGGTGCCGAGTTGCAGAAGCGCGGGATGGACCGGGCCCGGGCCGACTACATGGGCATGCTCGGCACCGTGATGAACTGCCTGGCCCTGCAGGACTTCCTGGAGAAGGAGGGCATCGAGACCCGCGTGCAGAGCGCGATCACGATGGCCCAGGTCGCCGAGCCGTACATCCCGCTGCGGGCGATCCGGCACCTGGAGAAGGGGCGTGTGGTGATCTTCGGGGCGGGCGCCGGTATGCCCTACTTCTCCACCGACACCGTCGCCGCGCAGCGCGCACTGGAGATCCGGGCCGACGTCGTGCTGATGAGCAAGAACGGCGTGGACGGGGTCTACACCGCGGACCCGCGCACCAACCCGGACGCCCGCAAACTCGACACGGTCAGCTTCGCGGAGGCGCTGCGGCGCGGCCTGCGGGTGGCCGACGCGGCGGCCTTCAGTCTCTGCATGGAGAACGGGCTGCCGATGCTGGTCTTCGGCGCCGAGGGCGACGACACCATCATCCGTGCGGTGGCCGGCGAGCCGATCGGGACTTTAATCACGGCGTAAGCCGGGACCGGAAGAGACCGGGACCGGGTGAGGTAAGCGGCGTGAGCCGGAGCGGTATCCGACTACGAGGCACCAGAAGGAGGCGAAGGAGCAGGTGATCGACGACACCCTCCTCGAAGCCGAGGAGAAGATGGAGCGTGCGGTCGAGCACGCCAAGGAAGAGTTCGGCGCGATCCGCACCGGCCGCGCCACGCCGGCCATGTTTTCCAAGGTCATCATCGACTACTACGGCTCTCCCACCCCGTTGACCCAGATGGCCTCCGTCGGAGTGCCCGAGCCGCGGATGGCCATCATCAAGCCGTACGACGCCTCGCAGCTGGCCGCCATGGAGAAGGCGATCCGCGACTCCGACCTGGGCGTCAACCCGAACAACGAGGGCACCCAGCTGCGCATCCTGCTGCCGCAGATGACCGAGGAGCGGCGCCGGGAGATGATCAAGGTGGCTCGGCACAAGGGCGAGGAGGCCAAGGTGGCCATCCGCAACGTCCGGCGCCGGGCGAAGGAGGAACTCGACCGCATCGTCAAGGACGGCGAGGCGGGCGAGGACGACGGTCGTCGGGCCGAGAAGGAACTCGACGACCTGACCCACCGGTACGTCGCGCACGTCGACGAGCTGGTCAAGCACAAGGAAACGGAACTGCTGGAAGTGTGACCGGCGACCGGCGACCGGCGGCGCGGCGACCGGCGGCCGGCACGACGGGCCCCGCGCCGGGGCGTACCCGGGCGGGGCCTTCGCCATGTGCGAGCGCCGGCCGCCGGCCGCCGACCGGTCCGGTCGCTTGCAGTACGCTCGGCAGGATTCCCCTTGACGTGTGGTGAAGCGGAGGGGGTGGGTCCGTCAACGGTGCGGAAACGAACGGGATTCTTCGATCGCGGTCAGGGGTTGATCTTGATCTTGCGTCATCTTCGGACGCCGGCGACTGCGGTGCTCGAGGTCTGATGTCGAACCTCGACCCCTACCGTGGCGTGGACCCGCGCGAACCCGACCCACCGGGCGTCGACCGGTACGGGCCGCCGCCCGCCCGGACCTGGCCCGACGACGGCGACGCACCCCGGGTCCGCAGCTGGCGCGAGAGCGCCGAGGCCGACACCTACGCGGGCCAGCCGGGCATCGAGCCGGTGGCCCCGTACTGGTCGGACGGACCCCCGCCGGCGCGGAACGGCGTCTCCCCGCACCCCGGCAACGGCGTCCCGCCGTACCGCCCCCACCCGTCGCCGTACGGCGATGACGCGACCGGCCCGTGGGGCCTGCCGCCGGAGGCGCCGGAGCCGGCGTACCGGCCGAGCCACCCGGACGCCGAGACGAATCCGATCGGCTGGCCGCCGGTCGCCGCCGACCCGGCGGTCGACGCCGGGCAGCGGCTGCCCGGTGGTCCCGGACCGGCCGGCTGGGAGCCCCTGCCCGGCGACCCCGAACCCGACCCCGAACCCGAGCCGCCCCGGCGGCGGGGCCCCGGTCGCCGCCGGGCGGGCCGAGGCGGGCGGCCGCCCACCGCGGGGAGCCCGGCCGGTGAGTCGTCGCCAGCCGGATCCGACCCGGGGCTGACGACGGTCGGCCCGGAGACCACGACCGGTGCCGGCCCGGCACCGACCAGCCGGGCCGGTCGGAACCTGCCGATGGCGATCGCGGTCGGCCTCGGTCTCGGCGCGCTCATCCTGGTCCCGCTCTTCGTCTACCGACCCGCCTTCCTGCTGGTGGTCGCCGCCGCCGCGGGGGTGGGGATCTGGGAGATGGTCCGGGCGGTCGAGCGGGTCGGAGCTCGTCCGCCGCTGGTCCCGCTGCTCGCCGGTGGCCTGTTGATGATCGGTCTGGCCTGGTGGGCCGGACCGGACGCGCTCAGCCTCGGACTGCTGGTGACCCTGCTGGCGGCGATGGTGTGGCGGCTCGGCGACGGACCGGCCGGATTCCAGCGGGACGTGACCGCCACCGCGCTGATCGTGGTGTACGTCCCGTTCCTGGGCGGATTCGCGGCGCTGCT from the Solwaraspora sp. WMMD1047 genome contains:
- the frr gene encoding ribosome recycling factor gives rise to the protein MIDDTLLEAEEKMERAVEHAKEEFGAIRTGRATPAMFSKVIIDYYGSPTPLTQMASVGVPEPRMAIIKPYDASQLAAMEKAIRDSDLGVNPNNEGTQLRILLPQMTEERRREMIKVARHKGEEAKVAIRNVRRRAKEELDRIVKDGEAGEDDGRRAEKELDDLTHRYVAHVDELVKHKETELLEV
- a CDS encoding phosphatidate cytidylyltransferase, translating into MSNLDPYRGVDPREPDPPGVDRYGPPPARTWPDDGDAPRVRSWRESAEADTYAGQPGIEPVAPYWSDGPPPARNGVSPHPGNGVPPYRPHPSPYGDDATGPWGLPPEAPEPAYRPSHPDAETNPIGWPPVAADPAVDAGQRLPGGPGPAGWEPLPGDPEPDPEPEPPRRRGPGRRRAGRGGRPPTAGSPAGESSPAGSDPGLTTVGPETTTGAGPAPTSRAGRNLPMAIAVGLGLGALILVPLFVYRPAFLLVVAAAAGVGIWEMVRAVERVGARPPLVPLLAGGLLMIGLAWWAGPDALSLGLLVTLLAAMVWRLGDGPAGFQRDVTATALIVVYVPFLGGFAALLAATPDDGHLRVLVTLVAVVLSDVGGYAAGVTLGRHPMAPSVSPKKSWEGFAGSVLAAAVGSAVLLYLLLDVAPWWGALFGLAVSVAAVLGDLGESMVKRDIGIKDMSNLLPGHGGMMDRLDSVLFAVPTAYLLLALFAPAG